The window GGAACCCGAGGTGCAGGTAGAGGGCACGCGCTGCGGGCGCGGTGTCGTCCACTCGGAGGGCCACCGGCTCGCGTACGGCACCGACAGCGGCAGTGACGAGAGCACGGGCAATCCCCTGTCGACGCGCGGAGGGAATCACGAACAGGTCAACGATGAACGGTCCGGGTGGTGCATCGTCCCAGGGGGCGTCCCTGACGGTGAGGACCGCGCCGAGCAGTTCGTCCCCCCGCCACGCCCCGAGC is drawn from Brachybacterium muris and contains these coding sequences:
- a CDS encoding GNAT family N-acetyltransferase; amino-acid sequence: MANSLMVREHRADPTELVPLPQPVDLRELREQDLDAAAGAYRLSHHGSSSQMTIDEATADVRAAWQGEYGLWLPDASLGAWRGDELLGAVLTVRDAPWDDAPPGPFIVDLFVIPSARRQGIARALVTAAVGAVREPVALRVDDTAPAARALYLHLGFREVG